One window from the genome of Oryza glaberrima chromosome 3, OglaRS2, whole genome shotgun sequence encodes:
- the LOC127765992 gene encoding uncharacterized protein LOC127765992 produces the protein MVALDLRNPPSAATTVKEDQQFTVFIDGVETALHEGVIQWNGGTVTLVSTGVLAVDRLQHVVVRGGGSGDVSFTRCGFAAAEACGVASFHRCDAVRADGAREVAVRRCRSADVERAGVVAIHRCKGAARVRGAGELRVGRCHEANVGGCADVAVGRCRAARADWCGAIGIERCGSADVSRCGAVRVDRCRAASVSACGSVAVRRGKVNVIEQPPVCQEKPMYHLVHAEPVYAIPLEISSEIKLQ, from the coding sequence ATGGTGGCACTAGACTTGAGAaatcctccctccgccgccacgaccGTCAAGGAGGACCAGCAGTTCACCGTCTTCATCGACGGCGTGGAGACAGCCCTCCACGAGGGTGTGATCCAGTGGAACGGCGGCACGGTCACTTTGGTCAGCACGGGTGTCCTCGCGGTCGACCGTCTCCAGCACGTCGTGGTGCGCGGCGGGGGCAGTGGTGACGTGAGCTTCACCCGGTGCGGCTTCGCGGCCGCGGAGGCCTGCGGGGTCGCGTCGTTCCATCGGTGCGACGCCGTGCGGGCGGACGGGGCGCGGGAGGTGGCCGTGCGCCGATGCAGGTCCGCGGACGTGGAGCGCGCCGGCGTGGTGGCCATCCACCGGTGCAAGGGCGCCGCGCGCGTGCGCGGCGCGGGGGAACTTCGCGTCGGGCGGTGCCACGAGGCCAACGTGGGCGGGTGCGCGGACGTCGCGGTGGGCCGgtgtcgcgccgcgcgcgccgacTGGTGCGGCGCGATCGGCATCGAGCGGTGCGGGTCGGCGGACGTGAGTCGGTGCGGCGCCGTCCGCGTGGATCGATGCCGCGCCGCGTCCGTGTCGGCCTGCGGCAGCGTAGCGGTGCGCCGTGGCAAGGTGAACGTGATCGAACAGCCGCCGGTTTGTCAAGAGAAGCCGATGTACCACCTCGTCCACGCTGAGCCAGTCTACGCGATCCCTTTGGAAATATCGAGCGAGATTAAATTGCAGTAG